A genomic window from Pseudomonadota bacterium includes:
- a CDS encoding GTP-binding protein — protein sequence MAKKKFVRNKPHVNIGTIGHIDHGKTTLTSAITRCLANKGFA from the coding sequence ATGGCTAAGAAAAAGTTTGTAAGAAACAAACCCCACGTGAATATTGGAACTATTGGACACATAGACCACGGCAAGACCACCCTCACCTCTGCCATTACCAGGTGTCTGGCCAATAAAGGGTTTGCCA